From a region of the Novipirellula artificiosorum genome:
- a CDS encoding TIGR03032 family protein codes for MIRHNPPTTIGELAIQPLQGIDESNAAASSALRLTSSQFFTDWLAELRVSLAFTTYQAGKLFLVGHTPAGRLSGFERTFPRSMGLWTNGQTMWLSSLYQLWRLENMIDPQDAIEKYDRVFVPQVGYTTGDIDIHDIAMDGGGRVVFVNTLFSCLATVSERFSFEPVWKPQFINHLAGEDRCHLNGLAMRDGKPRYVTLCGLSDVAGGWRETRLGGGHVIDIVSDESVCQSLTMPHSPRWHDDRLWLLDSGTGYLGYVDVQSGSFERVAFCPGYARGLAIVGNWAVVGLSRPRKDTFVGLPLDGELAKRNVNAKCGLRIINLRTGVADHWLHIDGAISELYDVAAINKSMRPSAMGFKTNDIRHNVWFKDGIGNSTWSCSESDRG; via the coding sequence ATGATCCGGCACAATCCGCCGACCACTATTGGAGAATTAGCCATTCAACCTTTGCAAGGGATTGACGAATCGAATGCGGCCGCCTCATCCGCACTACGGCTAACGAGTTCACAATTCTTTACAGATTGGTTGGCAGAGCTGCGGGTGAGTTTGGCGTTTACGACCTACCAAGCCGGCAAGCTCTTTTTAGTCGGTCATACGCCAGCCGGAAGACTCTCTGGATTTGAACGTACTTTCCCTAGATCAATGGGACTTTGGACGAATGGACAAACGATGTGGTTGAGTTCGCTCTACCAGCTTTGGAGGCTGGAAAACATGATCGATCCACAGGACGCTATCGAAAAATATGATCGCGTCTTCGTTCCGCAAGTTGGTTACACGACAGGGGACATCGATATCCACGACATTGCAATGGATGGCGGCGGCCGCGTTGTATTTGTCAACACGCTCTTCTCGTGCCTGGCCACCGTCAGTGAGCGTTTTAGCTTCGAACCCGTGTGGAAGCCTCAGTTCATCAATCACCTGGCCGGAGAAGATCGATGTCATCTGAACGGCCTGGCGATGCGGGACGGAAAACCTCGGTACGTCACCCTATGTGGTCTCTCCGATGTCGCCGGAGGTTGGCGCGAAACGCGTTTGGGCGGCGGCCATGTTATCGATATCGTCAGTGATGAATCGGTATGTCAATCTCTCACGATGCCGCACTCTCCCCGTTGGCATGACGATCGCCTCTGGCTATTGGACTCGGGCACGGGTTACTTGGGTTATGTGGACGTCCAATCCGGGAGCTTCGAAAGAGTGGCGTTTTGCCCCGGTTATGCGCGCGGGTTGGCCATCGTTGGCAACTGGGCAGTGGTCGGTCTCTCTCGACCTAGAAAAGATACGTTTGTTGGCCTACCGCTCGATGGCGAGCTCGCGAAGCGAAACGTGAATGCAAAGTGCGGGCTACGAATTATCAATCTGCGCACTGGAGTCGCAGATCACTGGCTGCACATCGACGGGGCAATCAGCGAACTGTATGACGTCGCCGCGATTAACAAGTCCATGCGTCCAAGTGCCATGGGATTCAAAACAAACGACATTCGGCACAACGTTTGGTTCAAGGATGGAATCGGCAATTCCACTTGGTCCTGCAGTGAAAGCGACCGGGGTTAG